A genomic stretch from Bacillus sp. N1-1 includes:
- a CDS encoding Crp/Fnr family transcriptional regulator has translation MKNILKRTSLFLGLDDEEIEEIEKITRRKRFGQRSFVFMEGDEREAVFFIESGVVKTHKIDEDGNEQVFSLLQSGDMFPHVGFFDQSPYPANARVLQDAELLMIRIEDFNQLMIEKPHLAIKVMKMMGKKILQLQERVQSLISQDVRHRFIQAITRLAYENGKKRDGGVAIDFPITNQDLANMVGTSRESINRLLNELKRDQILKSDRNGIFIYDLAKLQHSE, from the coding sequence ATGAAAAACATTTTGAAAAGAACTTCACTTTTTCTTGGGTTAGATGATGAAGAAATCGAAGAAATTGAAAAAATCACAAGAAGAAAACGTTTCGGTCAACGAAGTTTTGTGTTTATGGAAGGCGATGAACGCGAGGCCGTGTTTTTCATTGAATCAGGAGTCGTCAAAACACATAAAATTGATGAAGACGGAAATGAACAGGTGTTTTCTTTACTGCAATCAGGGGATATGTTCCCACACGTCGGTTTCTTCGATCAATCCCCGTACCCGGCAAATGCCAGGGTGTTGCAAGACGCGGAACTCCTCATGATTCGAATTGAGGATTTTAATCAACTCATGATTGAAAAACCTCACCTGGCGATTAAAGTGATGAAGATGATGGGGAAAAAGATTCTCCAGTTACAGGAACGAGTCCAATCACTCATTTCACAAGATGTTCGGCATCGTTTCATTCAAGCCATTACCAGATTAGCTTATGAAAATGGGAAGAAGCGTGATGGGGGAGTCGCCATTGATTTTCCGATTACCAACCAGGATCTAGCGAATATGGTCGGCACGTCTCGTGAATCGATCAATCGGTTATTAAATGAATTAAAAAGGGATCAGATATTAAAAAGCGATCGTAATGGCATATTTATTTATGACCTTGCCAAACTGCAGCATTCGGAATGA
- the ric gene encoding iron-sulfur cluster repair di-iron protein, producing the protein MEKMFNGTTKTGEIVTQFPRASQILKEYRLDFCCGGNRPIREAIAEKNLNEVEVLSRLNTLYVQTKELNEREVNWELERYSSLIDHILTTHHAYLDNVLTELNAFVTKVYRVHGMKHPELSQVYSLFRRLKLELEDHLIQEEDKVFPKIKAYEEDQSQDTLNKVLETIDTLEQDHEEAGNLLKELRAVTDDYTLPEGACTTYTLMYLKLEELESDLFQHIHLENNILFLRLERANVHHK; encoded by the coding sequence ATGGAAAAGATGTTTAATGGGACTACCAAAACCGGTGAGATCGTCACACAATTTCCAAGAGCAAGCCAAATTCTGAAGGAATATCGCCTTGATTTTTGTTGTGGAGGTAACCGTCCTATTCGTGAAGCCATTGCGGAGAAAAACCTTAATGAAGTGGAAGTCCTCTCTAGATTGAATACACTCTATGTACAAACGAAAGAATTGAATGAACGAGAAGTGAACTGGGAGTTGGAACGGTATTCAAGTTTAATCGATCATATCCTTACTACACACCATGCGTACCTTGATAACGTCCTTACTGAACTCAACGCCTTTGTCACAAAAGTCTACCGTGTGCACGGAATGAAACACCCAGAATTAAGTCAGGTCTATAGCTTGTTTCGTAGACTTAAACTTGAATTAGAAGATCACTTAATTCAAGAGGAAGATAAAGTCTTTCCTAAAATTAAGGCGTACGAAGAAGACCAATCACAGGATACCTTGAATAAAGTACTCGAAACAATTGACACCCTGGAGCAAGATCACGAGGAAGCTGGTAATCTACTAAAAGAACTTCGAGCTGTTACGGACGATTACACACTTCCAGAAGGTGCCTGCACAACTTATACCTTGATGTACCTTAAATTAGAAGAACTCGAATCCGATCTATTTCAGCATATCCATCTCGAGAATAATATCCTTTTTCTGCGCCTCGAACGAGCGAATGTTCATCATAAATAG